One Clavelina lepadiformis chromosome 1, kaClaLepa1.1, whole genome shotgun sequence genomic region harbors:
- the LOC143462597 gene encoding uncharacterized protein LOC143462597, translating into MNWSANFQQDHVMSEFHALQPFFYHNDEDLLHFCNSGSCLSEEPFDKFRLETSTTLRSPEHEIPGDISEIPDDVTSSFLNTSSRLIDAMLTNFVPNEYVNDAIHSNDPLPKLKVTSENSYDQATFENFQLIKDCMWSGLGRKPHSQVPRLNISSSPDSSTFSPGSGCINPRSVFSIATALQTVKTERKNFPVTHNHIVNPVAGMETPSDSEQEIDVVTVENTPKSTPNIPTTHGVFFLGQKLWPERSCERQLELFTTNLIQTQSLKKNDETLKPRWTSPAEKNIVKDEIPANNVAHLIKLAAPSSLMSITTSGSKKENTTPNGAKAVTVGAKRRCLSLEGVSMVNNTGIKQNREVIKPELGDVKLLEIIQLTKGSNSSFIEKRKASEKISKSKIASVLAAHETPTSSPGILNGDAPSPKKRALSGESSTSSATGEKTNRAVQNFKEKKRRERLRTSVLGLQNSVPHLMHQERATKVVILNMARQHILNLQGEAANNQLEKVTEQQRQLALQQRCRELLHGM; encoded by the exons ATGAATTGGAGCGCGAACTTCCAGCAAGATCATGTCATGTCAGAGTTTCATGCTCTTCAACCATTTTTTTACCACAATGATGAAGATCTGCTTCATTTCTGCAATTCTGGATCTTGCCTAAGTGAAGAACCCTTCGACAAATTTAGATTGGAAACTTCGACAACACTGCGGTCTCCCGAGCACGAAATTCCCGGTGATATCAGTGAAATACCCGACGATGTTACTTCTTCGTTTTTAAACACTTCCAGTCGTTTGATCGACGCAATGCTTACGAACTTCGTTCCCAATGAATATGTCAATGATGCAATACATTCAAATGATCCTTTACCAAAACTAAAAGTTACTTCCGAAAATTCTTATGATCAAGctacttttgaaaattttcaactcATTAAAGACTGTATGTGGAGTGGTTTAGGACGCAAGCCGCATTCTCAAGTACCCCGGTTAAATATCAGTTCTTCGCCGGATTCGTCCACTTTCTCTCCGGGAAGCGGCTGTATCAACCCCCGATCTGTATTTTCAATTGCAACTGCACTCCAGACGGTAAAGACGGAACGGAAGAACTTTCCAGTTACCCATAATCACATTGTGAATCCCGTAGCTGGCATGGAAACGCCAAGCGACTCCG AGCAAGAAATCGACGTAGTCACGGTGGAAAATACCCCAAAATCGACACCGAACATCCCTACGACCCACGGCGTTTTCTTTCTAGGACAGAAACTATGGCCTGAACGATCGTGTGAGAggcagttagagctttttacGACCAACCTAATCCAGACGCAATCGCTAAAGAAGAACGATGAAACATTGAAACCAAGGTGGACAAGCCCGGCAGAGAAGAACATTGTAAAAGATGAGATTCCTGCCAATAACGTCGCTCATCTCATTAAATTAGCAGCTCCTTCTAGCCTAATGAGCATCACGACATCCGGGAGCAAAAAAGAGAACACGACTCCAAACGGAGCTAAAGCTGTCACAGTTGGAGCAAAGAGAAGATGCCTTTCACTGGAAGGGGTTTCCATGGTAAACAACACTGGAATCAAACAAAATCGCGAAGTGATCAAACCTGAACTGGGAGATGTTAAATTGCTTGAGATTATTCAGTTGACGAAGGGCAGTAACTCCTCGTTTATCGAGAAGAGGAAAGCTTCAGAGAAGATAAGTAAATCGAAGATTGCTTCTGTTCTCGCCGCCCATGAGACTCCAACCAGTAGTCCGGGAATATTAAATGGCGACGCCCCATCTCCGAAGAAGAGAGCCTTGAGTGGAGAGTCGAGTACGTCCTCTGCCACAGGTGAAAAGACAAACAGAGCAGTTCAAAACTTCAAAGAGAAGAAGAGGAGAGAAAGATTGCGCACTTCCGTCCTCGGGCTACAGAATAGCGTACCTCACCTCATGCACCAAGAACGGGCTACCAAAGTCGTCATCTTGAACATGGCTCGCCAGCACATCCTCAATTTACAGGGAGAGGCAGCAAATAACCAGTTGGAGAAAGTGACGGAGCAACAGAGACAGTTAGCATTACAGCAACGTTGCCGAGAGTTGTTACATGGTATGTAG